Genomic segment of Tiliqua scincoides isolate rTilSci1 chromosome 1, rTilSci1.hap2, whole genome shotgun sequence:
ACAGTAGATTTTGTACTTTTGAAGACCATTTTTGTGTCTTGccagaaatatttttcttcagcACCAAATGATATTGTCAAATTATTTAGATTTGTAGGAGCTGTAACATTGTGAGGGCTCGAATTAGGATAAAATCATCTGCAATACAGCAGACAAGTGAAATGTCTGAAGTCACTTGAGCATAAGTGTTTGACACTACACGTGAATAAGTACAATTTTATATCCTTTAAAttactgtgccagtgctggttgGAGAGATTCAGTCTGACTTTATTAAGTAGATATTTATTTAGCATTCAATTGATTTGTTAATTTGTTTTCTATTTATAAAATTTTTACTTTTGAGGACAAAGAGTTCCTTAACTTCCTGTTTTTTTGCGTGTGTGATGTTTAAACCTCTAATGATCAGTTaattgccctccctctgcctggcaGTTCTCCCAGAAAAAAATACAGTTCTGGAAGTTTCTAAGTTTTATTTGTACAACTTGAGTGCAAGaataaaataaagcatttttCAAAGTACTGATGgcttctttccattttgttaccCTATTGGATGAAAGAGAGTAGATGGTTGGATATTTCCCAAAATGATTTTTATCTGATCTTCCATCCTATTCTCTGGCTGATGGTTCTCACCAGGGGGTTCCTGGAGACATCTGCAGAATAAGGGCCTTTCACAAAAGTAAGACTTCTTTGTTTAATTTCACTGAAAACCTCAAAAAGGTCTTGATGCCACTTTCTAAAATTCAGATCCCCAAGTGCCAAATAACTTTCTCCCCTGAATTTTGGGTAATTTCAAATCTGGGGAACTCAAAAGCTAAAGCTGGGCCCCTGCAGACTGGCAGTTGCCAGAGCGAAGCCGTTGGGCCACCTGTCAATCCTCTGACTTGCAGCACAGCTACATCGCTTGTGCCGGAAGCTCTTTCCAGCCCTTAAGCCAGAAATTGGCAGCAGGAGCCCGAACCGCTGTTGGTGTTCTTGGCTTGTGCAGTTCCACCAAGCATAGCCCTCCAGGGATCTTTTTGCTGCTGGATTCCCTGCGCTGGGCTGGAGCAGGAGGTGTCTCTCAGTGCAGCCTGGTCCACACTttccattgactctagtgggacttacacaggagtagacaggcatagcaaTGGGCTCTTGGGAAGGCTGCTCTGTTCTCAACTGTCTGTTGCTCCCGCGGCTGTGCAGAGGAGGCTTCCTGGACTCTAGAGCTGCCCTTCCTCCCAACCCtggttgattgggggggggggctgagccattcaaagctgggggggggctgAGCCATTCAAAGCTTGGAGGCCACTTTCAAAAAAGGTGCTGCAGAGGCTGCCAGcgggggggggctccctgcaggaccTGGTCCTCTGCCCCGGCTGTGCTCCCACTGGCTCCAGCGGGCCTGGGCCTCCTGCCTGTTCAACAAGTGCCCTTCCGCTCAGCCTCTTTTCCTGCGGCTGCTGCTGCCCGTGGGCGGGTGGGCAGCAGGGACTGGCCCCGCCCTATCGGGGCGTGGCCTTTCCGCCCCGCGCCGGCCTCTGCGGCGGTGGGCGGGGCCGCGGCACGTGGGAGCTGCTCCGCCCCGCCCGGCCCCGCCCCGCCGTCTGCTCAGTCAGCGCCTCAGCGCGGGCAGCAGCCTCAGGTCGCAGGCAGCGCCACGGGGACCCGGCACCATGGTAAGGGCGGCGGGGCCCGAGGCGGCCATCTTAGCCCAGTGCGAGCGCCCCGGGGGCGGCGGGGCCGCGCGGGACAAGGGCCCCcccgctcccctcccccctccgagGGGCGGCGGCGCCCCTCCCCCGCCGCGCAGACAAAGGACGGGCTCGGCGGAGGGCCTGCCGGGAGCCTCGCCGCCTCCCGCGAGTAGGCCGCCGGCTGGGGGCGGCTCCGAGGCTCGCTCCGGCCCGCTCGCCTGCGAGGGACTCGCTTCCCTCACGAGCAGGCCCGGgaggggccgggccgggccgggccgggcggcAGTGCAGCCCTCCGCGGCTCCTCTGGGACGCGCCCCTGCTGCCCGCTCCGCCCTGGCGCTGCCCCGGCGGAGGAGCAGGGCGCGGCTCTGCCTCCGGGGCCGTCCGGCTGGGGGTCGCGCCGACAGCTGCGGGGGCGCTCCGGCCTCCGCGCCGGAGTCTCCCGCCGCCACCACGAGAGGGGCCCGGGCGGCGCAGCTCGTGCGCAGCGGGGCTGGTGAGGCAGCGCCCCCCCCAGCCCCTCGGGAAGCCCGGCAggtgggcgaggcagagcctccctgtggAGCCACGCGGAGCGCGTGGACTGCGTGTGCCTGGGCACCTCCCAcagtgggaggctctgcctcagcgCCCACCTCACATGCGGCAgcgcctcatctgcctccccctcACCGCACAgccctgtgctgctgctgctccaccgGCTGCAGCAGCCCAGGACAGGCACGCCAGGCAGTGGCCCTCCTGATGAGCCTCAGGGGCACAGGCACTCCGGCCTGTGCTGTTTCCACTGCTGTCCCAGAAGCGGGACTCCGGCTCTGTCTGTGCGCCTGGAGCGACTGGATTCGGAGCCTGAAGTGGAACCTCCTGTATGCAAGTGTGAGAAGCAAACGCAGGAACCCTGAGGAACCTGCTTCTTCCAGCTGTCACTTCTTTCTCctgcagcacaggcaggcagccttggATGGGCAGTAAAAGCTTtgaattcctcccccctccccgtttaAAGGATGTGGTTAACTAAAAGCAGGACCTTGAAAATAATGACAGCAGTTCGGAAGAAAAAGCAAACTGGTGCCAGTTACAGCGCAGCAGTCTCGCGGGGGCTGCTTCTCATGGGGTCACCCCATGGCATTGCTGTAATGCCTAAAAACCCACAAGAATGGGTGGGGTGATGCGATAGACCTCTTTTACCAATGTATAACCCTTGAATGTGGGCCTGTAAATATTATAGCAGCCTATTGTGGGATGAACCCAGGGCAAAGCAGCTTCCAAGATGCAGCGTGTGTAAACAGCACTCGCGTCCACCCCAGCTGGACAAATTGTATTCTTTTTAAGCTCCACTTCTGTGAAGTTCACTTACTGTTGGAAGGAATTGTACACTCTGTCTTTGATTCTTTTCTCATGTAGTGACTTCATTGGAGTATTTATAGGGCAGCATTAAATAAAATCTAGGAATTTCAATACATAACTTTAAACCTGACACAATGCAGAAGGCATTTCTTTTGCTCCTCGAGGCTGACATCACTGCACAGAACTAGAATGATGACTGAGTTGGATATGAACTACTGTACTGCTGTTGCATTTGATTGTTTCAAGGGGAAATCCCTTAAATAAGTCAAATTACTTATGTTAGAATAGAAATACTGAGTTGTATCCTGAGGAAGCTGATCACGACTGAGCGCCGTTGAAATCAACGACATGAGTTAGTTATGACTAAGTTGAGGCCCATTGGTTTTATTAGGAATCTCAACTTCCTTAGGATATAATGCATTGGCTTTTTACAGCTGCCTATGTACAAAATACTCTGCTTCTAAAGGTGCAGTCCTTTACATGCATGCctgtaagacccattgaacacattaGGACTGGCTTTAAACGTGTATAGAATTACGTTGCCTATCTCATACTTCAGGTTAAGTTCTTAGTGTGCCTTATGTTATTGAGTACTCCTTTGCTTTTAGAATAAAGTTATTCTAGTgaatgctgttttgttttattttataggCTTCTGGAGTAACAGTGAATGATGAAGTTATCAAGGTGTTTAATGATATGAAAGTACGAAAATCTTCAACGccagaagaaattaaaaaaaggaagaaagctgTTCTTTTCTGTTTAAGTGATGACAAAAAACAAATAATTGTAGAAGAATCAAAGCAGATACTTGTTGGTGACATTGGCGACACAGTGGATGACCCCTACACATCCTTTGTGAAGCTGTTACCTCTGAATGATTGCCGATATGCTTTGTATGATGCAACATATGAAACAAGGGAATCCAAAAAAGAAGACCTGGTGTTTTTATTCTGGTGTGTAAAACAAAGGATTATTGTTGAAATAATTTAGTTTCCAAACTTCCGTGGGTTGAATAACAACTTTTCCCCCCTATCTGTAGGGCTCCAGAAAGTGCCCCTCTAAAAAGTAAGATGATCTACGCAAGCTCTAAAGATGCCATTAAAAAGAAATTAACAGGTACGTGCAGAAAACATCTTGTCAGGCAGCTTTGCAGTTAAGTCGTTTGGCCAGAACTAGTGACCGTTTCTTTTGGACAAGTAACTTGCTTAATTTACTTAAATGGGTGAGAGGTTGGCATATATCTGGTACTTCTCAGCAGGGCCATGCAGAGTTCTTTCAGGAACTGAAATACTGAATATGTCTGTCTATGTTcatttgtggtgtttttttttttcaggtattAAACATGAGTGGCAAGTAAATGGTTTGGATGATATTAAAGACCGTTCAACGCTGGGAGAGAAACTAGGTGGCAATGTGGTGGTTTCACTTGAAGGGAAACCTTTATAAAAGGACAGAGAAGTGCCACCTGGAGCTTCCATTTCTGCAGCTCGTTCAATTGGAATAGCGTTAGTCCCTTTTGCCCCACCCTCCTGGACCCTGCCCACCTGAAGGAGACATCATTACATTAAGCAGTCTATAAGCGATCATCATTGGACTGTTTTTAAACCCGATAGTTTTATGTAGTATCCAAGGAATGCCTTCACATCATACTCGTAGCCAAAACTGATGTGGGCTTTCTTTGCAAGCGTGTACCATGAATGTGATAGTTAATGTGAATAGTCTAGCCAAGCAACAAAAGGTTTAAGCTACCTGATCGCCTTGACAGTATTTCCAGTGGTAGACTCTATTCAGTATTACCGTTGCACTTGATTGCAGTTCCACAAGGCTCTTGTGCATTCATACACCTCACCTGCCTTGACAAGCCTTTTTTTATTTGTGACATGGAAGCACATTACACTATGCATTTAAAGCACTTTTTTTGTAATATGTttggttctcccccaccccccaggtatgccaattAAGTTTCTGTAACTGTGTAATCAAACTGTTGTAGGACCTCAGTCTTTATTCCTGTTACAGGCATATCTTTATAAATGAAGTAGCTGTTACGATGCCTTTTTGTTTTCCATTGAATGTACACTACTGAACAAATGAAGGAACTATCTGTTTACCATGCAAGTCTTGAAACATTAAAGATGTTTTGTAAAACATCAGTCATCACGGCAATTTCTGTATAAAAAGAGCCTTAAATGGAACGCTGTTTTTGAGATCAAATCTGTTGGCCACGTTGCAATAAAACTTGTGGCTTATTACAGAATGTTCCCTTGTTTTCATTGAAAAACATAGACTGAACTATGCATGCGCAAGTTTTTTTTCAGCAATACTTTTCACGTATATTTGACAATTCTACTCAATTTCAGGAATGAGTCTTTCTGTATTTCTAAGCCTGCTGTAAGCACGATTGGTGAGATAGATTCCCCCAGAACCTCTGCTCATCTTAATATGTTGCCATTGGTAGAAGGCAGTTAGGCCAGCAACTTAGTACTTGTAACACAGTACATGGGAAGAGAAATTATTAGCTACCTAGTGCATTGTCACTGAGCCCTTCTTGCTGCTTTAAGTGTTTAGGATCGTACATACCCTTTCTTTTGTCTAGCCACAGGGCAACTGCTCTCCAGTTAACTTTTGTGCTAACAGGACGGGAAAGCTTTCATAGCTACTAA
This window contains:
- the CFL2 gene encoding cofilin-2; amino-acid sequence: MASGVTVNDEVIKVFNDMKVRKSSTPEEIKKRKKAVLFCLSDDKKQIIVEESKQILVGDIGDTVDDPYTSFVKLLPLNDCRYALYDATYETRESKKEDLVFLFWAPESAPLKSKMIYASSKDAIKKKLTGIKHEWQVNGLDDIKDRSTLGEKLGGNVVVSLEGKPL